The Posidoniimonas polymericola genome segment GGAGCGGACATCACACCCGAGAACGACCAGGGCTTATGGGTGACCAACCTCGCTGGCGAGCCCCAGCTCGTTGTCTGCGAAGGCGATCTCTTCGATGTAAACGACGACCCGCTCATCAACGATTTTCGCACCATCTCACGAGTCGCTATCAACAACATCACCAGCAGCGGCGGTGAAGACGGCTTGGGGTCGGCGCTGAATGCCTCGGGCCAGCTTACCATGTACCTGAGTTTCACCGACTTCTCAGCGGGAATCTTCGTCGTTGAAACGTTGGTCCCAGAGCCTTCCTCGGCCGCGACGTCGATCCTGACGTTGGCGCTACTGGCCGCGGTCCGCCGTCGACAGCCAGCCTAGCCTCTGCGCTACGTACTTGGTGATGCTTGATGGTCGGCTGCCTGGGCGGGCGGACGAGCGCGACCGCCGCGTTAGCAGGGTTGGGGGTTGTCCTCCTCCCACCGCTTGCTGCAGACTAATTGGTACGGCGCAAGGGCGCTGTATTTCGCCCCCAGAGCTTTAACGCCTATGGACCCCTCGGCTACCCCACTCCGCGACACGCTAGCTGTCGAGCGGACCCGCCTGGCCAACGAGCGGACGCTGCTCGCCTACGTGCGGACCGCCATCATGCTGGCCGCCACCGGCGCGACGCTGGTCACGCTGTACGACGACATGCCGACCCGCGTTGTCACCGGCTGGACGCTGATACTCGCGGGGGCGGTGGTTGGCGGGGTCGGCTTTGGGCGGTTCCGCCGCGTCGGTCGGCGGCTGGCCGGATCGTAGCCGCTTACCCCCGCCCGCGCCGGCGCCGACAGAGCGGTTCGTTCAACCGCTGTCGCAACCGGCCAGCGGAGGTCCTGCTAGGTCCGGCATTAATGTCAGCCTAGGAATAGAAGAAAGGCGGCGCTCCAACGAAGAAAACGCCGCTTTTTAATTTCCGCTGAGAGCGGTCGCCCCCGCACCTCTGCCCCGTCTAGCAGCCAACCGTCCGGCGGCGGCGGGCGGCCAGGCCGGCGGCCGCGGTTAGCAGGACCAGGGCGCCCGGTTCGGGGGCCGCGATCGACGCCGCGGCGACTCCGTAGTCCGTGCCGTAGTTATCCTTCCAGAGCTGCAGGTCCTTGGCGTCGACGCCGTCGAGGCCATCGCCGTTGAAACCGATGGCGGTCTCGTCGGCGTCGCCGGAGTTGTCACGCCACAGCGTGTAGTCGGCCGCGTCGACCAGACCATCGGCGTTGAAGTCGCCGGCGGCGCTAGGCGCGACATCCGGCTCGAGAGCCAGCAGCCCGTCGAACACCTGCAGGTTGTCGAAGATGCTGAACGAGAAGTTCGGGTCGACCGTGACCGACGACGACAGGTCCGACATCAGCAGCGCGATCTGGTTCCCCAGTGGGATGGGGGCAACCTCCGGGTTGGCGTTGTTGCTGTTGTCGACGGTCCCAATCGCCAGCACCCTGCCAGAGGAGGCGCTCTTCATCGAGAACCTCGCGAAGCCGACGTCGGACGTCAGGCCGGCCGGGCCGATCGAATCCGTATCGACCTCGATGTTGACAGTCATCCACTGGAAACCGGCCGCGCCGGCCTGGTTGACGCCGGTCGACCCCTGCGTTGGGACGGCGGTCGCGATATCAATCTCCGGGAACGCCTCGAGGATGAGCGGGTTGGTGTGGTTGCGAGACCCGGCGGTCGTGCCGAGGTCGTACCCGCCGTCCTCGGACTGCAGCTCGACCTCGTTCTGGTACAGCCGGTAGTCCAGCGAGGAGTCGGCGTCGGACGAGTACATGAACGACGCCCCGAACGGTCCGGACAAGAGCGCGTCGTGCCCCACCGACGCGCCAACAAACTCCGTGGTGCCCTGCCCGATCGTGCCGTTGTCGGGCGCCCAGTTCGCCCAGATGTCGACACGCACCGTGTACTCGGTCGGCAGCGAGGCGACCGACGTGAACACGCCGATGGTCTCGGAACCGGGAGAGGCGTCGCCGTTGTTGACCTCGAGCTTCAGACCGATCGAGTCGCTGCCGTTCGGGGCGAGGGGGAGTCCCTTAGTGGAGTAGTCGAAGCCAAAGGCGAACGACGCGTCGTTTGTTTGCTTGGTGGTCCAGTTGGCGCCGCTGCTGAGGCTGTCCGTGTAGATTTGAGCGGAGGCTGCCGAGGCGAAGCAACCGGCGACGACGAGGGCAGGAACGCCAATCAGAAGTCGGCAAATGCGCATAGTGATCCTGGGCTGACTGATGTAGGTGGTCTGATTCGCGTGCGGCGTAGGCCGCGGGACGCACTACATTCGGGGGAGGGAATCGCCTGAATCCGTCGAGTGCTCTGCATGATAGACGGACATCCGAGCGGGCCCGCTCCCCCTGCGGCTAGAAAAGAATCTTCTGCGCAATCGAGCGTCCGGAATCGCTCCTCGCCCCCGGGGAAGTCGGCTTAGCACGGCCCGCCACGGACTAGACAGCCCTTGCGCAGCCAACATGCGGCCGACCGCGTTCGCTGATTGCGTCGCACATCCTGGGCCCGGGCGTGGGACGTCTGATTGACGCCGATCCGGCTGCAGGAGTACACTCCCGGCGCTTTCCAAGATCTACTAGATCCTCCTCCTCCCCGAGTTGTCCTCATGAAGCCGTCGCTTGCCGCTGGGGTTTGCTTTGTTCTTTCAATGACGCTCGGAAGTGGACCTGCGAGTGCAGCCCCGATCGCCTGGACCGACTGGGTGTTCTCGAATTTTCCCGTCTCGGCAACCGGGCAGATCACGGTCGGGGCCGAGGTGGTCCAGGTCACCTACACCGACGGCGCCGGCGGCGCGTCGTTCATCCAGACCGGCCCGGGGACCGATTTCTGGCTGCCCGACGCGCCGTACCTGTCGACCCAAGTCGACAACGCGCCGGTTGGCCCCGACATTGTCGCCCTATTCTTTGGCGGCACGGTTTCGGTTAACTTCTCCAAGCCGGTCGTCGACCCGCTGATTGCCTTGGTGAGCTGGAACAACAACGTGGTCGAGTTTGGTGAGCCGATCGAGGTCCTCAGCTCTGGGCCAGGCTACTGGGGCAACGGCTCATTCTCGGTGAACGGCGGTGGCACCGGCTTCACCGGCGTCGGCGAGCTGCACGGCGTGATCCGCCTGCCGGGCGTGCACAGTTCGTTCAGCTTCACCCATACCACCGAAGACTGGCACGGCTTCACGGTCGGCGCGGTCGATATTGTGCCGGCGCCTGGTGCGGCGTTGCTATCGCTTGTCCCGCTAGCGATGCTTTTACGGAGGCAAGCAGGCCGCTCCGCCTAGTCTGCAGGCCGCTGCATGAGGTGATTGGTAAAACCAGCCGCGACCAGCGACCGCCACGCGGTCGTGATCGCATCCGGGAACACGTGCGGCGCCTGGTAGCCCCGCGCAGGGTACTCGACGATCCGCTCGTAGTCGCCGACCATCTCGTCGATCGTGCCCAGCACGCCGACAATCTGCGACGCGTCGGCCGGAAAGTGCAGCGGCGGGGAGTCGACAAACGCCGTGACGGCCGGCCACTGCGCCTGAGCCGTCAGCCGCACCCGCAGCACCGAGTTCGGCTTGGTGATCAACGTCACGCGCCGCAGCTCGGGCAGCAGTCGCTTGGCGAACGTGATGTTCTCGCCAAAGTTGGTCGCCTCGCGTTCCAGACGAATGCATTGGGGATCGATGCCGTTCTCGATTGCCTGGTCGCGGAACACGTCGGCCTCCGGCCTCGACCACAGGTGCCTGGTCCAGTTGCCGGTGTTCCCCGACAGCACCAATAGCGGCGCCAAGCCGTCGTTGATGAGCCCGCACGCGTAGTCGCAGACCCGCAGGTCG includes the following:
- a CDS encoding DUF202 domain-containing protein codes for the protein MDPSATPLRDTLAVERTRLANERTLLAYVRTAIMLAATGATLVTLYDDMPTRVVTGWTLILAGAVVGGVGFGRFRRVGRRLAGS
- a CDS encoding PEP-CTERM sorting domain-containing protein (PEP-CTERM proteins occur, often in large numbers, in the proteomes of bacteria that also encode an exosortase, a predicted intramembrane cysteine proteinase. The presence of a PEP-CTERM domain at a protein's C-terminus predicts cleavage within the sorting domain, followed by covalent anchoring to some some component of the (usually Gram-negative) cell surface. Many PEP-CTERM proteins exhibit an unusual sequence composition that includes large numbers of potential glycosylation sites. Expression of one such protein has been shown restore the ability of a bacterium to form floc, a type of biofilm.), translating into MRICRLLIGVPALVVAGCFASAASAQIYTDSLSSGANWTTKQTNDASFAFGFDYSTKGLPLAPNGSDSIGLKLEVNNGDASPGSETIGVFTSVASLPTEYTVRVDIWANWAPDNGTIGQGTTEFVGASVGHDALLSGPFGASFMYSSDADSSLDYRLYQNEVELQSEDGGYDLGTTAGSRNHTNPLILEAFPEIDIATAVPTQGSTGVNQAGAAGFQWMTVNIEVDTDSIGPAGLTSDVGFARFSMKSASSGRVLAIGTVDNSNNANPEVAPIPLGNQIALLMSDLSSSVTVDPNFSFSIFDNLQVFDGLLALEPDVAPSAAGDFNADGLVDAADYTLWRDNSGDADETAIGFNGDGLDGVDAKDLQLWKDNYGTDYGVAAASIAAPEPGALVLLTAAAGLAARRRRTVGC
- a CDS encoding YdcF family protein codes for the protein MNSRVITAAQQLWNYYAAGRSRGPCDAVVVCCSYDLRVCDYACGLINDGLAPLLVLSGNTGNWTRHLWSRPEADVFRDQAIENGIDPQCIRLEREATNFGENITFAKRLLPELRRVTLITKPNSVLRVRLTAQAQWPAVTAFVDSPPLHFPADASQIVGVLGTIDEMVGDYERIVEYPARGYQAPHVFPDAITTAWRSLVAAGFTNHLMQRPAD